In the Polypterus senegalus isolate Bchr_013 unplaced genomic scaffold, ASM1683550v1 scaffold_1440, whole genome shotgun sequence genome, GATTTGTGATGCCTGGCTAATATTAAAGGGCCGTGTCCTACACCGAGTCCATCGGGCTGACCAAGTTGGTGATCGCCCCGCGTggtcaccatcatcatcatcatcatcgttgtCAAACTTCGCCGTCCTCGACTTTGTTGTCTTGCGTTTTGGTGCCATCGCCTGTTCTGTTCAGACCTTTGCATCCCACCTTCACTTTAAAGTGCGGCCACCCTGCCTGGCAGGACCAGGGGTCAACTAAACGAAGAGTGCACACCCGCCCTGTCCTGTAGGTGGCGCCATCCTAGCACACTTCTGACTGGACCATCGTCCTCTCCTGTGCTTCAGTGCCACGCAGTCTACATCTGCCACCATCGCCTCACGCTGGAGATGCCCGCTGGCTGCCCCATCCCTCCCAGCTAACCCTTACCCCAAAGTGGGCACCGCTCTTAGGTTTGTCACATCAGCAAAGGGACCCGGAAGGCAGAGTCAGCAGAAACTTTTGCAACAAAGTCAATCCCAACAAAACAAGCGGCACTGCCCGCTTTTCATAGGGCACTCTTACCTGGCATCTTGAGCAGTTGATTGGGTGCACTGGCTGCCAGCCTTTGGGACAGCGGCAGGAGCACCGGAGAAGACTCTTCCTCCCAAAGCCTGGCATCGCCCCTGGCAGGTGACCTCCTCACGCCGAGAGCCCCCACTCTTTCCTCCTCGCTGTAGCGACTACTCGGGGTGCCATCGTCCACGTTGCCCAGGCCCTCGCTGGCGTCCCAGCCACCATCATCGTCAAAGGGCAGAGGGGGCTCGCCAATCAGACAGAAGCTCTCATCCGCCTCTTCCATGGCGTTCTGCACCGGTGGGCTTTCTGCTTGGGCCTCCCCACAAGTCTGCCAGCGGCCATCGTTGTCACAATCGGCCTCGAAGACCTCTGGACTTTCACTGGCGTGACAGTTTTTGCAGCCTGCTGGTCCTTCGTCTTCTCCTATGCTGGACGAGTTCATCGTGCGTCGAGATTCTGCCAACGTCGCCCTACTTCCAAGTGTCACATTGGTTATGTGTCTACCCTCCGAGGTGCCACATGAGCTGCCATTGTTTGTGTCCAAGTGGTCACCAGATGGAGATTGCTGAACGGGGCACTCTCGGCCCACCTCGCATCCCCTTGCCCACACCGAGCCGTGTCCCGTCACGTCAGCAGAGCTCTTCAGTAAACTCGGTGCCCTCGCAGACCACTGGACTGCTCTGGCGGTGGTGGGCACCGGAGTGGCTGGGATCAGCCAGGAGGTATCAACACTGGTGTTGTCACCGAGGCTGGCATCGGTTGCGCCACTCCGCCTGCTGCCCGACTGGCTCTCTCTCATCCATACACCGGCCTGTGGCCGCTCGGGGGTCCACGTGCTGCGGCTTTCGTCGTCTCGCTGTTGGACTTTCAGCACTGGAGAGTTGGATTTGGACCCCTGCCGCTCTTTGCCATCCTCTGCCTCTTCATCCGAGTCGGACAGGACAATTACTTCATCTTCTGAGGGCACAGACAGGCTCCACGTCGACCTCATGCCACGGCTAGCGATTGGGGAAGTCGGGCATCCCAGCTTGAAACGTAACGGGGACGGCGGGCCTTCGGTGTTGCTAGGGGGCTTCGCTTTAGTTACCGGGCTGGAACAGATGCTGAAGAGCGGCACTCGTGTGTTTGTGGGCATCACCGGACTGTCGCCTATTCGTGTTTTGGCAGCTGCTGAACGCTCGCCCGGTTTCGGCGGAGTCACGGGTGAGAGGCCTAACACCGGCAGACTTAAAGGGGAGCCACCGGAAAGATCTACGAGCGATGACGCCCGACTGCCGGGCATCGAGTCCTCGCCAGGCCTGGCAGGGGTGCGGGAGCTGAACTTGTCTCGAGCCTCAGAACGTGACGACTCCTGGACGGGCCCCTCATGGCTTTGGTCCCCATCAGCGCCACCTGAAGAGCTGCGATTGGCGCCCGCGAGGGACACTTCAGCACTGGTCAGGCGGCACAGCCCTTCCTCTGGGCTCGGCTGAATGTGCCCGCTCGGGCCTTGGCAGCCATCTTCTAAGCTCAGACTGAGCTCCAAAGTCAGCAGCCGTAGTTCATTTTCGGCTGGAGATTTTCCTTGACGTGGCTCTTCATTGCCCTCACAGATTTTACTCGGCACTCCGTCCTCTTCGTCACTAACTGCCAACGTGCCCATCGTCTTGCGCTGCGTCAAAGCAAACTCGTAGATCTCTTCCAGCTCCTCGTCATTCACCCGCTCATTGTCCCGATGGTCTTCCTCTTCAGTGATCGTGTCCGGCTTAGGCCGGCCATAAAGGTCACATGACTCacggtcatcatcatcatcatcatcattcaccCACATGGAGCGCAGCAGCTCCCTGAAGTTCTCCTCTCCACATTCACAGTCACGTCGAGgctcctcgtcctcctcctcatgCATGGACACCTCCGGCactactacttcttcttcttcgtcatcGTCATCTCCTCCTCCAGCGGCCAAGGCTGCACACAAATCCAGGAGGTCATCCACGCCGAACCTGCACTGGGAAACAGCAAACAGCACGTCAGGTCAAGGTCACCTTCACTGGCTGGACGTCACAAAGTGCATCGGGGAGGAGAGGCGGTGGGCACCTAGGGGTTAACGTTTGTTGGGGGCAGCTGGCACAGCTGGATTGGGGGAGGGACACCTCAGTTCGTGGAGGTGGGCCGAGGGTCCGTCTTTCAGCCCACCACCGCCAGTCACTGTGAACAGAGGGACGTGACGTGACAAGTGGCCAGCCTGGGGTCCCGTTACTGTTAATGACGCACACGCCGTTTCATGGCAGTAGCCCACTCTGGACAAGATCCTGCCCAGGGGGACGGCTGACCGTCCTGAGTCTCGGGGGGCTCTGCCTACGTGAGCCAAGCTGAACCTCGAATGTCAAAGCAGCCAAACATTTTGAGCTCAGTGACCCCCATGCAATGCCCCCAAGGCCTTCAGTGCCCAAAGCTCAGACCTGACAGCGAGCCCCCTCAGCTCATCAAGGGTGGTCCTGCCGATGGAGACCTGGGCGGTGTACAGGTAAGCGAGGAAGTCCCTCATGGCGTCCACAGAGACCCCGCTTAACAAAAGGCGTCTCGACTGCGGCAGACCCTCCTCTTCCACCAAGAATCCGTCTTCGTTaacctgagaaagagaaaagcaaacacgAGGAGCCATTGACTCGCAGCAAGACCACCGCAAAAACGACACGAGGTGGGGGGTCCACCTCAACAACTCAACAAAACCTTCCAGCGGATTCGTGCTGGCATCAGTGCCAACCCCACAAGGCAGCAATGGGCCGTTTTACAAATGTTGTTCGATTGTCCGACTTCCTGCCCACAGAGACCCTCAACACAATGGCTCGTAAAGTCGAAGAAGCCCCCCAATGCATGGCTGGGATGGTCGTCAtgttcctcaaaaaaaaaaataaataaaaatctgagaaACGGTCGCATCGGTCCAGTCTGCCACATGCTGGGTGAATGGCAGTGCCCACGTGCCAGGGCACAGACTCTGCTGTCAACATCACGCGGCTCCATCAGTCCGATGGCCTCATCTGCGGGCCTCTGCCCTCCACACTTGGGTGTGCCCTAGTAACGTGCGTTAATGTCACTTAGCGGCTGCTCCTTTAAAAGCGGGCATCTGCACAGCTCTGCCCACCCCGCCAGACTTCTACGCATGGCACCTTCGTGTTCTCTACTTATGTGCCTGCGATGTAAAGTTGGGCTCAGCCTCAGGGAACACCCACATCACCAAATGTGTGCCAACTGTGTGGGCTATGCAGTGGATAGGTGGTCTGCCCGCTGCCGACGGGATGCCCTTCAGTGTAGACACAAAATCACCCGGACTGGTTTTGTATGCCGTGACACTGACGGTTCAAAGCCCAAAGTCCGAGGGCTCCACAATGAACGGACGGGCGGGCGATTCCAGAATATTCTTCTTATGTTGTGCCCAGATTTACAAATGTAACACACAGACGGGACAAGCAATCCTGATGCTACTTTCCAGTGACAGAGAGTGGAAGCCGCATTTGAGACGTCTGGAGTGGGGCAGCTGATGGGCACCGGTGGGCAAGTCGGCCCGAGTGGCGCCACTTCAGCGGTCACAAGTAACGAGCCGTGAGGCACCACATCAGATTCCCATCGCTTAAAGCGGAGGTCTGCATTTGAACACGTTTGTCACGGCACCGGAGGGTGGCGACACGTGGCATGGTGGTCACGAGACAGGAGGAGCAGTCACAGCAGACTTGTCACAGTGCAGCTCTTACATCTCGATCCTACGACTATGGAGGGGCACAGTGGGCAGTACGAGCGTCCAAAGGTGACCCCGGGAGTCCTCGGTCGATGACACTTAAACGGTTCTGTGAATGTCGCTTAACTTCAAAGCGGATGGACGCGTCTCAGCGTACGCCCGCCACACTCGGCCGCCTTAAGTCACCTGCTCCTGGCGCCCCGACCAACATGACGCGCGGTACTTAAACAAGCAAACACCAAAGACGACATTAAACACCGGGACACAACTGTCACCAATGGCCTGGAACGGGGACACAACGTCAACAACACGGCTCTGAGCTCACTTACCGCCTCAACCAGCTTCGGGCATCGTGCGTACAGCAGGAACAAGTGGCCAAACAGCAGCCCACCACAGTCCGTCTGGAACTGGACGTCACTCAGCTGAGGGTTGTTGATCATCCCACCGAGGTCCGAAGCCAGCTTACGCAGCGCCAACTGCAGGACAATTGAAATGCCACACGGTGAATGGGCAGGCCCGGACATCAGTTGCCACTTTCCAAACTCGGCATGGCACAGGCAGTCAAAGTACACAAGAGCAAAACCCACGCAGTGCCCACACGCGCCAGTCAGGATCGCTGTGCAATGGCACAACTGGTCTGCCCAGTGGGCCCAGTAACACTAAAAGGCCATCAGAACTCAACACAACAAGCTCTTACCAAGTCCTGAGAGCCTCGACGGGCACAGGAAGCCCCCGGATGTGACGTCAGCTTGACAGAAGGCCCGGCGTCCCGACCTGTGAAAATATTAAAGCTACTGAGAGGGGCTCCGCCGCCCCTCAAAAACCAAAATGAGAACACCACGCCATCATCGAGTGGTGCCAGGCTATGATGGTCTTCTGGACTAAGACCCTCTGGCCTAATACTGGCCTGCTCTTGTCATTTCACTCACCTGAGCTCCCCGAGGAGGCGCCCAACCTCCGGGCAAATACGCTCGGGTCCCCCTGGCTCAAGCTGAGCCCTTCCTCGGCGAGCTCCATCAGGTCACGCAGGGCTTGCTGGCTCTGTGAACTCTGACTGGCGCAAACAGTTTGGTGAGCGAATGGATAAGGAGGGTCAGTCACGAGGCCTTCAGGGCCCCCAAGGCCAGTGGCGGGTGCCACACCACATTCTGCACTGGCATCACTGCCACCCGCTCCTTTCACGTCATCTTCCGTTTGACGCTGCGCGTGTAGAATAAacgagaaaaacaaaagaaaaaaatcaacgtATCACTTGTGGGTGGCAGGAGGAAGAGTGACAAAGAGGGACAAAAAGTGACAAAGAGGGAGCCACAACGAGCAGCAGCCCAGCGCCCCACCTCCTCTTCCGTCAAGGGGCTTTGCTTATGTCCATTGTTCCTTTGAAGTCATCACCCACCCTGGCATTACCTTTTGACACTGGCGACTCGGCCCGTTATGGCATAAAGTCCACTTGGCCATTTCTTGAAGTTTCTGGGCTGCGAGGCTCCTCTTGGGTGCCCAAATGTCAGGCCAAGTGGTGTGTGACGGGCAGAACTGCTGGCATGACTTACCTGGACTGAGCTCCATGGCCTGACCGCTGGCAGCAGCGTAGTGGTATAGAAATCCTGAAGACCACCATGGCCACTTAAGGCACTCCGATCCCACAGGCGGCTCTTCCCATGGTCCCAGGACACGTGACTGGCAGGCAGTGGCGGGGTGCTGTTGATTTGTGCCCTCTCACGGAGGAGTAAAGCCGTCGCTCGCTCTTGGATTCTCCGGAACGCTTCTTCTGGATCTCGTGTCAGCAGTAAGGGAGGTGGCGCTGCCGCCGCCGGGCGCTTTTTACGCGGCTTCTTATCTGAAATGCAAAGACGCAGAGTTCAGTTTGGACCATGGAACGCAAGCACTGCCAGGCCGTGGCGAGGAGGCACTCCAAGTGACATAACCTGCACTGCCAGGCCGTGGCGACGAGGCACTCCAAGTGACATAACCCGCACTGCCAGGCCGTGGCGAGGAGGCACTCCAAGTGACATTAAAGCAGCACTGCGGTCTCACGTGGTGACGAGGCCTTTACAGAAGTGCAGCACATGCAGACCTCCAGCGACTTTCCAACTCAACTCACTTGTGACCAGCAGCCTTGTGCCCGTCATCGGGGTCTACCTGCACTATCCAGAGGCTTCCACAGCTTTGTGGTGGGCAGCTGCCCGTCGATTGCCGGTGCCATGTCCTGCTCCATCAGCGAGCGCGACAACGCCAGCGCCACCATCGTGTTCTCGTCCATTGGCTCctcttttcttttcatcttctttgtCGGCCGTCGGATGCCCGTTGTGCCCTTTCTTTTGACCTGACCACCTGTAAGACTTCACATAAAATGAGAAAGCAGATCAGTCTCCGGCCAGGCACACCAGAGCTCCGCCCCTTGCCAATAATGACGCCAGGCAAGCGCTCGGCTTCTCCGGCGTTTCCCGGGTGCCATGTGTGCACTGCAAGCTGTGGCCTTCACGGCCTTGCCCACCTCCCTGCCCTCTTCCCTCAGGCGGTGCCACTGGCACTCTGTGCCGCCTCCTTTCAGACACTCTCTTGGGTTCTCCCAATTGCCCTCGTGTCTTCTGACCAATCTCCGCCATTTTATAATGCTGGAAGGAGTCGGGCTGGTGCAGACGATCGAAGGCTGGCGACGCCAAGCAGTCACAAAGCGAGCCCACCCTAGGGTCGCGAGCCCCTCTTAGTCCCAGCAGTACTCACCCCTCTCTGGTGCCGCCGCTCAGCCGCTCCTTGGCCTGTTGCTGCACAGCCTCGATCAAGGCCGACGTCGGGACCGCCATCGCTGTGGCGCAGCTCTTCAGGTGGGCCGCGCGGCTTTTCAAAGAAGTGAATCGTCTTCCACAGATGGGACACCCCGGGATCGCCGGCTTTGCTTCGCTCTGATCGAGACACCTGTGAAGGAAGCAGTAAGGCACCCGAGAGTACACCGGTGGGCACGGGCAGAGCCGATGGTTACCCACAATTCATACCCTCGAGAGTAGAAGATGCAGGAAGTCAAAGGTGGGGCTGTGCCCGCTAATGCGCAAATCGTCAGAAGCTGGCAGTGCCATCCTCCCACTGTGATCGAAGTCCTGAGACCAGAGCACCGTCACGGGGGTGGAGGACATCGGGCCACCACCAAGTGTCACACAGAGAGAGGCCAGCTTACCTGTTTATGTGCTGAGCTCGGCGCGTGCAGTTCATGGCCGACAGGTCCTTCTGGCAGATGTGGCAGAAGAGACCCTCGAGACTCTGCCCACCGTCCTCCGTGCCTTCCATGTCCAGGATCTTCTGGATCGCTCGGGCCAGGGCCTCATCGCTCTGCTGACCTGCGGGTCACAGTTCAGGGGTCAGCCAATGAGTGATGTGAACTGCGGGGTCCCAAGGCCTCAGGCTAGAGCGGTGGTCTGCAAGGTCGGTTGTGGGGGGCCCCTTTCTCGGCAGTTTGTCCCTTCACTGTACCCAGTGCAGACAACGGGGATGCCAATGCCACAGTCGCTGCCCAGCTCATGCGCGACAATGACGGGGACGTCACGGCTCCATTCAGCGTCGTCTGCAAACGGCAGAAAACGCAGAGGCCTTGGGACCCCCTGGCCCCTGCAGACCCCCACCTCTCTTTTCTACAAGGCAATGGGGCCTGAATCTGTGACTCGGGGGTCCGACTTGTGGACATCCGTCTCAATTTACAGAGCCTGGCAAAAGAGCAAACCAAAGTGCAACGAAACCAACTTGTGCCCGGAGACTCGCCCTCCGCCGTCAGCTTCTCTGGCTTTGGCCTCCTGAACTTCTGCATCCTCTGCAGCACGAGGTCCTTCACTCGGGGTCCTGCACCTGTCACATGAGCAAAGGTCAAGGGTCACACACCAAGGGAGCCACAGCCACACGTGCGGTCCAGCCAGAGCCCCGGACCCTCACCTAAGACGCCACGGCTTTCCGGCCGATGCCCGCTGGGACTGTGCGGCTGGACGCTCGGAGGCTTATCTGGAGGTCCTGCCTTGGCGGTCCTCTTGGTCTTCCTGGCCACCCTGCACTTCTCCTCCGCTGTGTGGCTGGCATTCCCATTCCCTTCctgctttttatttctctttaacaAACGGCTGCTGAGATCAGCAAATTCGTCGTCCGAGTTCTCCATCTTGGCTCTCGACCTGCCGCTCACGCGAGATCACATCTGCGGGAAGAAGAACACAAACGGTGGTCCCGGCCATCGTCACATCAAACATGAGCACTTCAGGCCGAGGGTCCCTCCAACGGTCAGCACACCCGAGCATAAATAAAGGGGCGCCAGCAGCTCCTGGCACTCGCCTAATCGCAGCGACCCGCTCAAACACCCACGTCCTGTCAGCGCCACTCTCTGGGGTCCCGCATAACAAGACGGACCCGGCAGTGGGGCATCTCTGACAGCAACGTCTCCCGGCCCACCGCAAACTCCCTCCAAGAGTCGTCACGGGACGTGTGGCATGGGACGTGTGGCACGACACGCAGCTGCCAATCGGCACCAGAAAGACGAGG is a window encoding:
- the slx4 gene encoding structure-specific endonuclease subunit SLX4 encodes the protein MENSDDEFADLSSRLLKRNKKQEGNGNASHTAEEKCRVARKTKRTAKAGPPDKPPSVQPHSPSGHRPESRGVLGAGPRVKDLVLQRMQKFRRPKPEKLTAEGESPGTSQQSDEALARAIQKILDMEGTEDGGQSLEGLFCHICQKDLSAMNCTRRAQHINRCLDQSEAKPAIPGCPICGRRFTSLKSRAAHLKSCATAMAVPTSALIEAVQQQAKERLSGGTREGLTGGQVKRKGTTGIRRPTKKMKRKEEPMDENTMVALALSRSLMEQDMAPAIDGQLPTTKLWKPLDSADKKPRKKRPAAAAPPPLLLTRDPEEAFRRIQERATALLLRERAQINSTPPLPASHVSWDHGKSRLWDRSALSGHGGLQDFYTTTLLPAVRPWSSVQRQTEDDVKGAGGSDASAECGVAPATGLGGPEGLVTDPPYPFAHQTVCASQSSQSQQALRDLMELAEEGLSLSQGDPSVFARRLGASSGSSGRDAGPSVKLTSHPGASCARRGSQDLLALRKLASDLGGMINNPQLSDVQFQTDCGGLLFGHLFLLYARCPKLVEAVNEDGFLVEEEGLPQSRRLLLSGVSVDAMRDFLAYLYTAQVSIGRTTLDELRGLAVRFGVDDLLDLCAALAAGGGDDDDEEEEVVVPEVSMHEEEDEEPRRDCECGEENFRELLRSMWVNDDDDDDDRESCDLYGRPKPDTITEEEDHRDNERVNDEELEEIYEFALTQRKTMGTLAVSDEEDGVPSKICEGNEEPRQGKSPAENELRLLTLELSLSLEDGCQGPSGHIQPSPEEGLCRLTSAEVSLAGANRSSSGGADGDQSHEGPVQESSRSEARDKFSSRTPARPGEDSMPGSRASSLVDLSGGSPLSLPVLGLSPVTPPKPGERSAAAKTRIGDSPVMPTNTRVPLFSICSSPVTKAKPPSNTEGPPSPLRFKLGCPTSPIASRGMRSTWSLSVPSEDEVIVLSDSDEEAEDGKERQGSKSNSPVLKVQQRDDESRSTWTPERPQAGVWMRESQSGSRRSGATDASLGDNTSVDTSWLIPATPVPTTARAVQWSARAPSLLKSSADVTGHGSVWARGCEVGRECPVQQSPSGDHLDTNNGSSCGTSEGRHITNVTLGSRATLAESRRTMNSSSIGEDEGPAGCKNCHASESPEVFEADCDNDGRWQTCGEAQAESPPVQNAMEEADESFCLIGEPPLPFDDDGGWDASEGLGNVDDGTPSSRYSEEERVGALGVRRSPARGDARLWEEESSPVLLPLSQRLAASAPNQLLKMPAVVKKSVPRGAVVPITPMPAYAHMETPELKAQLGRFGVRPLPKRQMILKLREIHQYTHQVVSSDSEDEAVARRPTARSHAPPNPPPLGEGQRPTSTQEQGHPETESESLAPSQASHSDESFSSQRSNPEALEPSDDDDDDEAVPPSQVAAREAEKMAAVKKLILSNPDLHRQVLLYEPLVLCQLQAHLKEAGVRLGAAKLLDFLDSHCITFTTAKPHRRQRGTKKSKGPLPKKGGRAVS